A section of the Virgibacillus sp. NKC19-3 genome encodes:
- a CDS encoding uridine kinase family protein, translating to MDKIFHGIVNLIHNTDQKVIIGISGHGASGKTTFANKRGKLLGQKDVNYINTDPYIIGSNLRKYTILNYQYNNKNHHYKMTACHPAAHNVLGLERDIHMIRDELDFYTIGTPYMRSTLIHSQSKVNIVEGMSVAFINPHLFDLRIYLYTDSETELIRRGIRDASERGADIHAIRQSHEERRIQYDLFMHPYHCNFDIILKNANEAFFLEKGGDFKC from the coding sequence ATGGACAAGATATTTCACGGGATAGTCAATTTGATACATAATACAGATCAAAAAGTAATCATTGGAATTTCAGGTCATGGTGCTTCCGGGAAGACAACATTTGCAAATAAACGTGGAAAACTTTTAGGACAAAAAGATGTAAATTATATTAATACGGATCCTTATATTATTGGTTCTAATCTTAGGAAGTACACTATTCTAAATTATCAATATAACAATAAAAATCATCATTATAAAATGACCGCATGCCATCCTGCTGCCCATAACGTACTAGGTTTGGAAAGAGACATCCATATGATTAGAGATGAATTAGATTTTTATACAATAGGTACGCCCTATATGCGTAGCACTTTAATCCATTCACAAAGCAAAGTGAATATTGTAGAAGGTATGAGTGTTGCTTTTATAAATCCACATTTGTTTGATTTGAGGATTTACTTATATACTGACAGTGAAACGGAATTAATAAGAAGAGGTATTCGAGATGCTTCTGAAAGAGGAGCAGATATTCACGCTATAAGACAATCGCATGAAGAGCGTAGAATTCAATATGATTTATTTATGCATCCTTATCATTGCAATTTTGATATTATATTAAAAAACGCTAATGAAGCGTTTTTCCTGGAAAAAGGCGGTGATTTTAAATGTTGA
- a CDS encoding MarR family winged helix-turn-helix transcriptional regulator yields MISIKTTQKFFHQLIMLYRPFENQLNIELNKHNLHRAQWTILYYLYHFGEATNIEISHYQGVEKPTITRTLASLEKLGYVQQARGKDKREKRMQLTDSGRNMYEHVRITIDELEADILQGISETEQREAIRIMETIRSNIRK; encoded by the coding sequence GTGATTTCCATTAAGACTACACAAAAGTTCTTCCACCAGCTAATCATGTTATACCGCCCGTTTGAAAATCAGCTAAATATAGAGCTGAACAAGCACAATTTGCACCGCGCACAATGGACGATTTTATATTATTTATATCATTTTGGGGAAGCGACAAATATCGAAATTTCCCATTACCAAGGTGTCGAAAAGCCTACTATCACCAGAACCCTGGCAAGCTTGGAAAAATTGGGTTATGTGCAGCAAGCGAGGGGTAAAGATAAGCGTGAAAAACGAATGCAGCTGACAGATTCTGGCAGGAATATGTATGAGCATGTACGTATTACCATTGATGAATTGGAAGCGGACATTTTACAAGGCATATCCGAAACAGAACAGCGTGAAGCCATTCGTATTATGGAAACAATTAGAAGCAATATTCGAAAGTGA
- a CDS encoding MFS transporter, which yields MEQAKSKLWTKDFTIVSVANFFLYLVFYLLLVTMSVYAVEQFRVSESQAGLVTGIFVIGTLIGRLVIGRLITTIGNKKMLYFGLIFFILMSLFYFVDAGITFFLITRLLHGIALGAASTATGTIVAEVIPEHRKGEGIGYYSMSITLATAIGPFIGLYMSSHMDYQVIFIFCLALAIISFIISLFAKIPVVKNPIKTASAPRKKKIKLSDFMEPKALPIGLVLIILSVGYASVLSFINFYAIEINQVQAASLFFIVYAVAILISRPFTGRLLDLKGANWVMYPAFILFGAGLLLLSTAQSSISLLVAGVLMGLGYGNMQSTTQAIAVKMAAPHRVGLATSTYYIAMDAGIGFGPYVLGIIIPSTGYSNLYLIMGIMVLATTMLYYFLHGKKEHAISEPMEAVEIKSHSH from the coding sequence GTGGAACAAGCAAAATCAAAATTATGGACGAAGGATTTTACCATTGTATCCGTGGCAAATTTCTTCTTATATTTAGTGTTTTATTTATTATTAGTGACGATGTCGGTCTATGCTGTTGAACAGTTTCGTGTTTCGGAAAGCCAGGCAGGTCTTGTCACTGGTATTTTTGTTATTGGAACATTAATTGGGAGACTGGTCATTGGCCGGTTAATCACAACCATCGGTAACAAGAAAATGTTATATTTCGGACTGATTTTCTTTATTTTGATGTCCTTATTCTATTTTGTTGATGCGGGCATCACCTTTTTTCTAATTACCCGCCTATTACATGGAATCGCCTTAGGCGCAGCAAGTACAGCAACAGGAACCATTGTCGCAGAAGTCATACCTGAGCATCGAAAGGGAGAAGGAATTGGCTATTACAGCATGAGCATTACCCTGGCAACGGCAATCGGTCCATTCATTGGACTTTATATGAGCTCCCATATGGATTACCAGGTGATTTTCATCTTTTGTTTGGCATTGGCAATCATTAGTTTTATTATATCCTTATTTGCTAAAATACCCGTTGTGAAAAATCCTATAAAAACGGCATCTGCGCCACGTAAGAAGAAAATAAAGCTTTCCGATTTTATGGAACCAAAGGCATTACCAATTGGACTCGTACTCATCATCCTATCTGTTGGCTATGCCAGTGTTCTGTCCTTTATTAATTTCTATGCGATTGAAATTAACCAGGTCCAAGCGGCGAGCCTATTCTTTATTGTCTACGCCGTAGCGATCCTGATATCACGGCCATTTACCGGACGTTTACTCGACCTAAAAGGTGCCAACTGGGTGATGTATCCGGCTTTCATTCTATTTGGGGCAGGATTATTGCTGTTAAGCACCGCACAAAGCAGTATATCACTATTAGTAGCTGGTGTATTGATGGGCCTCGGATATGGGAATATGCAATCCACCACGCAAGCCATCGCTGTAAAAATGGCTGCCCCACATCGGGTCGGTCTTGCCACATCAACTTACTATATAGCGATGGACGCGGGAATTGGATTCGGACCATACGTGCTGGGGATCATCATTCCATCAACCGGATACAGCAATTTATATCTCATTATGGGAATCATGGTCCTAGCTACGACGATGCTTTATTACTTCCTTCATGGTAAAAAAGAACATGCCATTTCAGAACCGATGGAGGCTGTAGAAATAAAGTCCCATTCACATTAA
- a CDS encoding class I SAM-dependent methyltransferase, whose protein sequence is MTINFHDPDNKDSYATRKPDMSWYDTIKKMVDLQNIHDAADVGCGGGIYARALADMGIAAITGIDSSKVMIEEAKKRSSDYKQIDFQVGSAYDTKLPNRSVDFLLERALIHHLEDLSSCFTEAFRILKHRGSILIQDRTPSDCLLEGSHEHIRGYFFSKFPHFVTLEMKRRYTSDIVVKALKAAGFTAIQQATLWETRKKYPSKDGLLADIRARQGRSILHELTDKEIEQLIHFMDVKLNKNGPIVDKDRWTIWMATKC, encoded by the coding sequence TTGACTATTAATTTCCATGACCCAGATAACAAAGACAGTTATGCCACCCGCAAACCAGATATGAGCTGGTATGATACGATCAAGAAAATGGTCGATTTGCAGAATATTCATGATGCAGCGGATGTGGGTTGTGGAGGTGGTATCTATGCAAGAGCTCTAGCTGATATGGGAATTGCTGCTATTACCGGTATTGATTCTTCTAAGGTGATGATTGAGGAGGCCAAAAAGCGGTCCAGTGATTACAAGCAAATAGACTTTCAAGTTGGCAGTGCATATGATACAAAGCTACCAAACCGTTCGGTTGATTTTCTATTGGAGCGTGCACTCATTCATCATTTGGAAGATCTATCTTCATGTTTTACAGAGGCATTTCGGATATTAAAACATCGGGGATCCATCCTTATCCAAGATAGAACCCCTTCTGATTGCCTATTAGAAGGAAGTCATGAGCACATTAGAGGATACTTCTTTTCCAAATTTCCGCATTTTGTTACACTTGAAATGAAAAGAAGATATACAAGTGACATTGTTGTAAAAGCGTTAAAGGCGGCTGGATTCACAGCCATTCAGCAAGCAACATTATGGGAGACTAGAAAAAAGTATCCCTCCAAAGACGGATTACTAGCAGACATACGTGCAAGACAAGGGCGGTCTATCCTGCATGAATTAACCGATAAGGAAATAGAACAACTCATTCATTTTATGGACGTTAAGCTGAATAAAAACGGCCCTATCGTTGATAAAGACCGCTGGACGATATGGATGGCTACAAAGTGCTAG
- a CDS encoding helix-turn-helix transcriptional regulator — MKSRLKELRAREGYNQTQLARHARISRQTISLIERGEYMPSLLIAVRIARIFKEPVENVFSFEEEEL; from the coding sequence TTGAAAAGCCGCTTAAAGGAACTTCGTGCACGTGAAGGTTATAATCAAACACAGCTCGCGAGACACGCAAGAATATCCAGGCAGACCATAAGCTTAATCGAACGTGGGGAGTATATGCCCTCCCTATTAATTGCCGTGCGTATTGCGCGTATTTTTAAGGAGCCTGTTGAAAATGTATTTAGCTTTGAGGAGGAGGAGTTGTAA
- a CDS encoding DUF3169 domain-containing protein yields MNLIVRFIAAGFVGFVSYYVLMNFSELHYAGEIAVISLMAISIILIVRSIFRFRKVKSLNSQHFTGDEEDEVENKKYKLFSDYALCANVSFVLSILALSLSLLATQNVIMTVGSIIVLLITIVLNRYMTHIMQHVYSDRNMAPTASHADYPESVLDIADNGEKHVILDGLFQSQGLLNVTLILAIVLSTVYSINSDNAEIFSIILMAVVLLVVNVKYQLVIRNR; encoded by the coding sequence ATGAATTTAATCGTACGATTTATCGCAGCGGGATTCGTTGGATTTGTTTCTTATTATGTGTTGATGAATTTTTCAGAGCTTCATTATGCCGGGGAGATTGCTGTCATTAGCCTCATGGCTATCTCCATTATCTTAATCGTTAGGAGTATTTTCCGGTTTCGAAAGGTTAAATCATTAAACAGCCAGCACTTTACAGGTGATGAAGAAGATGAAGTGGAAAACAAAAAGTATAAGCTATTTTCTGATTATGCTCTGTGTGCCAATGTCAGTTTCGTTCTTTCTATACTAGCACTTAGCTTAAGTCTTCTTGCAACCCAAAACGTAATCATGACAGTAGGATCCATTATTGTACTTCTCATCACGATTGTCTTAAACCGGTACATGACGCATATCATGCAACACGTGTATTCCGATCGTAACATGGCACCAACCGCTTCCCATGCAGATTACCCTGAATCGGTACTCGATATTGCAGATAATGGAGAAAAGCATGTCATTCTGGATGGACTGTTTCAATCACAAGGATTATTGAACGTTACACTCATCCTTGCTATTGTACTATCGACCGTCTACTCCATTAATTCTGACAACGCAGAGATTTTTTCGATTATCCTTATGGCCGTTGTATTGCTGGTAGTTAATGTGAAATATCAGCTGGTGATTCGTAATAGATAA
- a CDS encoding asparagine synthase — MNIREGMIPTALGSVVTATGYGLKQKRSSNQMIANTLFGFGLAHVVLGTIDLIQHRN, encoded by the coding sequence ATGAATATTCGTGAAGGAATGATACCAACTGCGTTAGGTTCGGTTGTAACAGCTACAGGCTATGGATTAAAGCAAAAACGTAGTTCCAATCAAATGATTGCCAATACCCTATTTGGCTTTGGATTAGCACATGTTGTACTAGGTACCATCGACCTCATTCAACACCGTAATTAA
- a CDS encoding DUF378 domain-containing protein translates to MEARMRVTDAIHSINAKGIGGENVRTVQRIALVLLIIGGVNWGLIGLFQWDLVASLFGGQDAALARVVYTLVGISALYCLTLFFEPMDEADHGNDHENEPRNLSYGTEFSDETDLNHNDLSGNFPEQDRNFTNKKD, encoded by the coding sequence ATGGAAGCAAGAATGCGCGTAACAGATGCCATTCATTCTATAAATGCGAAAGGAATAGGAGGTGAAAATGTGCGAACCGTTCAACGTATTGCGTTAGTATTATTAATAATCGGTGGTGTGAATTGGGGACTAATTGGATTGTTTCAATGGGATTTAGTAGCATCACTTTTTGGTGGACAAGATGCTGCATTGGCCAGAGTAGTGTACACCCTTGTTGGAATCAGTGCTTTGTACTGCCTGACATTATTTTTTGAGCCAATGGATGAAGCGGATCATGGCAATGATCATGAAAATGAACCTAGAAATTTAAGTTATGGTACAGAATTTAGTGATGAAACCGATCTGAATCATAACGATCTTTCTGGAAACTTCCCGGAACAGGATCGAAATTTTACAAATAAAAAGGATTAA
- a CDS encoding AEC family transporter: protein MGNFALEMLQLYFIAILGFTVRKTNILQEEGNDVLTQLILYITLPALILFSLDISFSFELLRDFGWLLLMSAYILLLSIFLAMWMRKRSQLPKGKKHVYEGLIIFGNQGYIGYAVIFVIFGEQGIVYLTMFNIIYFILIWTYGIYLFTRNTVAMEWKKIFLNPGVLSTSIGLIVLVLPISWPAMIANTLESVGKMTIPLSMILIGSLIANVHYKNIPFLLKNRYLWKSAVAKLVIIPLFLLPFAISSVSLTLVAVAFLAAGMPSAPTMSLYAQKYGGDTIFASLGVLISSLLCALTIPLLYLILHFLY from the coding sequence ATGGGGAACTTTGCACTTGAGATGCTCCAGCTCTACTTTATTGCGATACTGGGATTTACGGTAAGGAAAACCAATATACTTCAAGAAGAAGGAAATGATGTGCTGACACAGCTTATCTTATATATAACATTACCTGCTCTCATTTTATTTTCCTTGGATATATCATTTTCCTTTGAATTGTTGAGGGATTTTGGATGGTTGTTGTTGATGTCCGCCTATATCCTTCTATTATCCATTTTTTTAGCTATGTGGATGCGGAAGCGATCACAACTTCCAAAAGGCAAAAAGCATGTTTATGAAGGGCTTATTATTTTTGGCAACCAAGGGTATATTGGCTATGCCGTCATTTTTGTTATTTTTGGAGAGCAAGGAATCGTTTATTTAACGATGTTTAATATCATATATTTCATTCTCATCTGGACCTATGGGATTTACTTATTTACCAGAAATACAGTTGCCATGGAGTGGAAAAAGATCTTCCTGAATCCGGGAGTGCTTTCTACATCAATTGGATTAATTGTTTTAGTTCTCCCCATAAGCTGGCCAGCTATGATTGCAAATACCCTGGAGAGTGTTGGAAAAATGACAATTCCGCTTTCTATGATTTTAATTGGCAGTTTAATCGCGAATGTACACTATAAAAACATCCCTTTTTTATTAAAAAATAGATATTTATGGAAATCCGCCGTGGCGAAGTTAGTCATCATACCGTTATTCCTGCTTCCTTTTGCTATTTCCTCTGTATCATTGACACTAGTTGCGGTTGCTTTCCTTGCTGCTGGTATGCCATCAGCTCCAACAATGTCGCTTTATGCGCAGAAATACGGAGGAGATACCATTTTTGCTTCCTTGGGCGTATTAATATCCAGCCTGTTATGTGCTCTGACTATTCCATTGCTTTATTTGATTTTGCATTTCTTATACTGA
- a CDS encoding DoxX family protein — translation MIMNFIRNNKVMAGILAFLRIYIGYQWMTGGYGKIVGGEFDASGFIQGAIANSTGEGATVQAWWGTFLETVALPNAELFTYLVMWGELLVGIALILGIFTNFAALMGITMNFAFLFSGTVSTNAQMVVITVFLLIAGYNAGRYGLDRWVIPFLKSHMTNQTKGQKEKDTVAA, via the coding sequence ATGATCATGAATTTTATTCGCAATAATAAAGTTATGGCTGGGATTTTAGCTTTTTTACGGATTTATATCGGATACCAATGGATGACAGGCGGATACGGGAAAATTGTTGGGGGAGAGTTTGATGCTAGTGGATTTATTCAAGGTGCCATTGCCAATTCAACTGGTGAAGGTGCAACGGTTCAAGCATGGTGGGGAACATTTCTGGAAACAGTAGCACTGCCGAATGCAGAACTTTTCACATACCTAGTTATGTGGGGCGAATTACTGGTAGGTATCGCACTAATTCTGGGTATATTCACTAATTTTGCAGCACTAATGGGCATCACCATGAATTTCGCTTTCCTATTCAGTGGTACCGTAAGCACAAACGCACAAATGGTGGTCATCACTGTATTCCTATTGATTGCAGGTTATAATGCAGGTAGATATGGCCTGGATAGATGGGTAATTCCTTTCTTGAAGAGTCACATGACAAATCAAACAAAAGGTCAAAAAGAAAAAGATACGGTTGCAGCGTAA
- a CDS encoding GntR family transcriptional regulator, protein MELPIRLSKDSREPIYHQIENQLKALIAGGHLPADTPLPSVRALSKDLEISVITIRRAYQNLEYQGFIRTTQGKGTFVAEIGDSLKQQMKISSVYETIEKAVETAINYDYTVAQIEEIFHEVLMRHKKGD, encoded by the coding sequence GTGGAGCTGCCAATTCGTCTTTCCAAGGATTCACGTGAACCAATTTATCATCAAATCGAAAACCAGTTGAAGGCATTGATTGCTGGCGGGCATCTTCCTGCAGATACCCCGCTGCCTTCCGTTCGAGCGCTTTCCAAGGACCTGGAAATCAGTGTGATCACCATTAGGCGCGCTTATCAAAACCTAGAATATCAGGGGTTTATTCGAACAACCCAAGGAAAAGGCACCTTTGTTGCAGAAATAGGCGACTCCCTAAAACAGCAAATGAAAATATCTTCCGTCTATGAAACTATCGAAAAGGCAGTGGAAACAGCGATTAATTATGATTACACCGTTGCGCAAATTGAAGAAATTTTCCACGAAGTATTAATGCGACATAAGAAAGGAGACTAA
- a CDS encoding ATP-binding cassette domain-containing protein, which translates to MASVLHMKDVEKQIDDFQLGPIDLNLEPGTITALVGNNGSGKSTLLKLIMHLAMSDKGNIEIYDTFVYGQDESWKANIAYQPQTVIGWDAYTAKTLRDIISPLHSNWDDALFDKMIKLFDIPLNKRFGKLSQGVKQKLSLALTIPRNTPILLLDEPTSFMDIPSKKYLMDILVDWMDEGERAILMASHQSADMMKLVDYLSILKSGEMIGTFEKEALTESFKRYWVTSPLPTAHISGEVSRENQQIISNQPAATEHYFLENNLEWTNRTALDLEEIITLLLERK; encoded by the coding sequence ATGGCTTCCGTTCTACACATGAAAGATGTAGAGAAACAGATAGATGATTTCCAACTGGGCCCGATTGATTTAAACCTTGAACCCGGCACGATCACCGCCTTAGTCGGCAACAACGGCTCCGGGAAAAGTACATTACTGAAGCTAATCATGCATCTGGCAATGTCGGATAAGGGCAATATCGAGATCTATGATACGTTTGTTTATGGGCAGGACGAAAGCTGGAAGGCTAACATTGCCTACCAGCCTCAGACTGTCATTGGCTGGGATGCCTATACAGCGAAAACGTTAAGAGATATCATTTCGCCATTGCATTCGAATTGGGACGATGCCTTATTCGATAAAATGATAAAACTTTTCGATATCCCATTAAATAAGCGATTCGGTAAATTATCACAGGGCGTCAAGCAGAAGCTGAGCTTGGCATTAACGATTCCAAGAAATACACCCATATTACTACTAGATGAACCAACATCTTTCATGGATATTCCATCTAAAAAGTATCTGATGGACATACTCGTAGACTGGATGGATGAGGGAGAGCGCGCCATTCTCATGGCAAGCCATCAATCTGCAGATATGATGAAACTTGTAGATTATTTATCCATCCTAAAGAGTGGAGAAATGATAGGAACTTTTGAAAAGGAAGCATTAACGGAAAGCTTTAAACGCTACTGGGTAACGAGTCCTCTGCCAACAGCACATATATCAGGCGAAGTTTCCCGGGAGAATCAGCAAATCATTTCGAATCAGCCTGCGGCAACGGAGCATTATTTCCTGGAAAATAATTTGGAATGGACGAACCGTACAGCGCTGGATTTGGAGGAAATTATTACGCTCCTGCTGGAACGAAAATAG
- a CDS encoding ABC transporter ATP-binding protein: METMLSVEKLGKSFKGKQVISNISFDVRKGEIMAILGPNGAGKSTTIRSIMGIMYPDGGTISFQNNAAQEIPRHKIGYLPEERGLYKNVKVMDILLYLAELKDYPLDKAKERALAYLKKFDLEGKEKVSVEELSKGMGQKIQFIASVIHEPELLILDEPFSGLDPVSQELFKTEIQSLANKGTAILLSSHQMNLVEEMADRLFMMHQGQKVIYGTMDNVKTQYANFKCTIRGENKPVELERIPQVQRVDQQEETSILYLESDVQPSIWLKHLPDHIAIQELTIDRISLHEIFIDIATDGNFVEEAGEAYA, encoded by the coding sequence GTGGAAACAATGCTATCCGTAGAAAAGTTAGGAAAGTCCTTTAAAGGCAAACAGGTTATCTCAAACATCTCCTTTGATGTACGAAAGGGGGAAATTATGGCAATCTTAGGCCCCAATGGTGCAGGAAAATCAACGACCATTCGAAGCATCATGGGGATCATGTACCCGGACGGGGGAACGATCAGCTTTCAAAATAATGCAGCACAGGAAATTCCGCGTCATAAAATCGGCTATTTACCGGAGGAACGCGGGCTGTACAAGAATGTAAAAGTCATGGATATCCTACTCTATTTAGCGGAACTCAAAGACTATCCGCTTGATAAGGCGAAAGAGCGTGCACTAGCTTATTTGAAAAAATTTGATTTGGAAGGAAAAGAGAAAGTTTCCGTGGAGGAACTGTCCAAAGGAATGGGGCAAAAAATTCAATTTATTGCATCGGTTATTCATGAGCCGGAACTGTTGATTTTGGATGAACCCTTTTCCGGACTTGACCCGGTCAGTCAGGAATTGTTCAAGACAGAGATTCAGAGCCTTGCAAATAAAGGTACAGCAATTCTTCTGTCCTCCCATCAAATGAACCTTGTTGAAGAAATGGCTGATAGATTATTTATGATGCATCAAGGACAAAAGGTGATCTATGGGACCATGGATAACGTGAAGACACAATATGCGAATTTCAAATGTACCATCCGCGGGGAAAATAAGCCCGTTGAACTTGAACGCATACCGCAAGTACAGCGGGTGGACCAACAGGAAGAAACATCGATTCTTTATTTGGAAAGCGATGTGCAACCATCTATTTGGCTGAAGCATTTGCCGGATCACATCGCCATCCAGGAATTAACGATCGATCGTATTTCGCTTCATGAAATATTTATCGATATCGCCACAGACGGAAATTTTGTAGAGGAAGCTGGTGAAGCATATGCGTAA
- a CDS encoding ABC transporter permease, whose translation MRNTMKVAKWEIKRNMKSKSYLIGLFLTPAIFLFFFMMPSIFGGSDDDATSTTVLVNDQLGVYEQMEQTVEQSGFDWELEQTDVEEANIREALEDEENTAYVFVDEHALEDGVVPVYTSEEMDQFFTNQVQVLEAPIQAIKLEQLGLSDEEMAVVSSGVEFDETTAGDMEANETEGSAKSDGIGDNPMERMVPGAFALAIMLSIVFTGMAIFQSASQEKKDKIAEIILSSLTPGELMQGKIFGYFVLGLIQVAVLLVFVLPVLVWRLDIPILEYLFVPELLLLMAIAILGYLLFASIFVGVGATMADMSTAGNFQGMVMMLPFLPFIFIGPVFNDPSGFVAQLGTYIPFTSPGVLLLRLSLMEEWPWMEILIAVAILVVSVWFFMKLAGKIFKTGILMYGKNATPGEIWKWIRA comes from the coding sequence ATGCGTAACACCATGAAGGTCGCTAAATGGGAAATTAAACGCAATATGAAGAGCAAATCCTATCTTATCGGGTTATTTTTAACACCTGCCATTTTCCTGTTTTTCTTTATGATGCCCTCAATTTTCGGTGGATCAGATGATGATGCAACCTCAACAACTGTTTTAGTAAATGATCAACTCGGTGTGTATGAGCAAATGGAACAAACCGTCGAACAATCCGGTTTCGATTGGGAGCTTGAGCAAACCGATGTGGAAGAGGCGAACATAAGGGAAGCGCTGGAAGACGAGGAAAACACGGCTTACGTATTTGTAGATGAGCATGCCTTGGAAGATGGCGTGGTACCGGTCTATACAAGCGAGGAAATGGATCAATTTTTTACCAATCAAGTACAGGTTTTAGAAGCACCCATTCAGGCAATAAAGCTGGAACAGTTAGGATTAAGCGATGAAGAAATGGCGGTCGTCTCCAGTGGTGTTGAATTTGATGAGACAACTGCAGGAGACATGGAGGCTAATGAAACCGAAGGAAGCGCAAAGTCCGATGGCATAGGAGATAATCCGATGGAGCGAATGGTTCCTGGCGCTTTTGCCTTGGCTATCATGCTTTCGATTGTTTTCACAGGTATGGCGATATTCCAAAGTGCTTCCCAAGAAAAGAAAGACAAAATTGCTGAAATCATTCTATCATCATTGACACCTGGAGAATTAATGCAAGGAAAAATTTTCGGCTACTTTGTGCTGGGACTTATTCAGGTGGCCGTATTGCTTGTATTTGTCCTACCGGTTCTCGTATGGCGATTAGATATCCCGATTCTAGAGTATTTATTTGTTCCGGAACTGCTCTTGTTAATGGCTATCGCTATTTTAGGCTATCTGTTGTTCGCATCTATTTTCGTTGGTGTCGGTGCAACCATGGCCGATATGTCAACAGCAGGAAACTTCCAGGGGATGGTTATGATGCTGCCATTCTTGCCGTTTATCTTTATCGGACCAGTATTCAATGATCCGAGCGGCTTTGTAGCACAACTCGGCACCTATATTCCCTTCACTTCCCCGGGCGTGTTACTCCTCCGCCTCTCACTAATGGAGGAATGGCCATGGATGGAGATCCTTATTGCTGTAGCTATTCTAGTTGTAAGTGTCTGGTTCTTTATGAAACTGGCGGGGAAAATATTTAAAACTGGAATTCTGATGTACGGGAAAAACGCGACACCGGGTGAGATTTGGAAGTGGATTCGGGCTTAA
- a CDS encoding PepSY domain-containing protein, which produces MYHYWGPTGYPNWQHQGYGYRENWNRQINMIEGINIALQQVPGEVVSAELDTKNNTQIYEVEIVTQQGAKYEVDVDRSTGNILSIDLD; this is translated from the coding sequence ATGTATCATTATTGGGGACCAACTGGATATCCCAACTGGCAACATCAAGGATATGGATATAGAGAAAATTGGAATCGCCAAATAAACATGATAGAGGGAATAAATATAGCCCTGCAGCAGGTTCCTGGGGAAGTGGTTAGTGCTGAATTGGATACAAAGAACAATACACAAATCTATGAAGTGGAAATTGTAACTCAACAAGGAGCGAAGTATGAAGTAGATGTAGATCGAAGTACAGGTAATATTCTCAGTATCGATCTTGACTAG